Within Microcebus murinus isolate Inina chromosome 8, M.murinus_Inina_mat1.0, whole genome shotgun sequence, the genomic segment TCTAGATCTGTAGTACGTGGTACATAATTTCACAGTTTCAAAATCATTGAGGGGAAGACCTTCCATGTTTTAGGAAGTTATGAACATACTATAAATCTCATGAGCACCCACAGCGGTCTACTACCATGGCTGGAATTTTCCCATATATTATTTGTTCTTTGCCattaaaatatagcatattaATCGGTGACATCTTTGTGGGAGTACAGCAAGGGCCTGCTGAACCTCTGGGGTTTGCTTGATGTACAAGATGAGTATGaggatatttttgtaaaaatacaaattcacaCTCTCCAGAGCAATAATTGGCCTTATATCTTTTAGGTGCAATAATCCAATCCCACCCAAAAGCTTCAAAATCCACAGTTAAAGGGTAACGGCAGCATCGCGATTCTGTTGAGTGCTCATCACAGTCAAGACCAAAATCTCTTCTAGATCTTTTTGGTGTGTCTGTTACCTTGACCTCTAAAAAGGGATTctgtgtgaaaagaaaagaataagcaaTAATATTAATGTAGACTTTGAAACACTTTCCTACCTACCTTAAGAAGTCATTATCAAAGAAAGAATCTAATCATTTTGCTTATACCACATTTATTTGTGAAAGGCATAGCATTAGAGAATTTTAATTTACACTAGGCTTGATTTTCCTCTTATGGCTCAAAAGAATATAACAGCAATACAAACTCCCCTGAGATAAGTCCTAagtctttttgatttttgtttttacaagttTGAGTATCAGACTGCCTGACACATGATAGATGTCTTGAAAATACTTATGGAAACAAAGGTAGGGAAGAAGGaacagagaaagggaggggaggaagacaaagtgggaaagggaggaaagaggtGAGCTTCCTTCATGTTTCATGATTAAATATGTTGGCTAAATATGTCTGATGACTCCTGGAGGGACAGGTATATTCATCCATCCTCTATTCCCTAAGTCTTTGCTTGGAGAAACTTGGGTATTAAAACCAGAGCAAAATAGCTACCTCCCAGCACTATATAGATTGTAATAGGAAAAAGGAAGGTAGGCTGATGTAGGAGGTGGTATGCATATTGAGTTGGAAAGAGAACGCCTAAATAAGGGAAGGACAGATTCAGAAGAAGAGacaatgatattttctttattctttcactgaaaaatatttctatttatatatttaaataataatttgttagTCCAGTCCCTGCCCCAATGTTTTAATGCATTTgagactttgttttcttttatatggaaaaatctgAGGAATACATCATATTAACCACTTTTTTAATAGTACTTAAAACCTTTCACATTATCGATTTTAATAATTAAGATGCCACCTATAAAAAGGAACACTTTCGTAAATAATTGATAGTGATTTTTATCCtatatcaaaatgtaaataaacctggtaattattgttatttaagattgtcaaaaagaataattttattttgggagTCATCAAAATTTAATGtagcatatttaaagaaaaaagatcattTGTAAAATTGTATAGTCTTTTAAAGAATATGTTTGTATTTAAAGTATATCTGATTTGCTAATTATATAATCTTTATAAGTaagatcctttaaaaatgtttaaaataacttatgTTTGTTGTTTGCAAGTATAATCTTCTGTTGTAAATTGTGTTAATAGAcggaaataaaaagatatgctCACATTAGATAAGTTTTTGAAAACAGAAGTAAATACAAGCCTAGGTAAGCCAGAAGAGTAACCCTAAACTTATACTAgactttaaaatggtttttattaatttttataatatatgggatattatattttacttggcCTGATATTAGTTGGCATTCCCTAAGTAAACTCTTGCACAAGAATGCTAAGAAATAAGCTAGGTGGCAAAGGTTAACTAGcctgtaaattaaatttttattagagataTTCCACAAAatgatctatttgtctatatatatgtatatcagtaCATCAACATCCTGCAAGTAATGAACATATTTAGCATGAAGgactttaaatacatttaataacaTATAAGCCTATACATATCACATTTAGTTAattgctataaataaaaagattttattttaattataatttttgagtTTGCTTTATCTGCTTTATACTAAGCcaaaaatttttaacacataTGACACCCTTCTGGGAGAAAAAATGATTTGATTTGTTGGTTATATACTAGCATACACTATATGgagttcatatttttattcatataatcaTATATCCTATCAATGAAaacactttctattttattcccaATTCAAAAGAATTCCTTAAGAAGTTAATATCTATGgtgtaattgtttttttaaatctttatgcaAAGTAATAATATCAAGGCAGAGTTTCATAGGATATGAAATTATACATCTACTTTTATTGGGTACAAGGCTCCCATTGGGGTAAGATACCTTGGCTTATGATCACAGGAAACTGATAGTTATTTTTCACTATTGTCCATTCatattatgaataaaaacataagatTGTTAGAATGTTATTTTCAGTTATCACTTACCAGCCCATCTTCTCCTGGTCCTGGGTAGGTTACAGCAAGATCATGACCATTCTCATCTAAAGCTTTGATTTCAATGCCTAAGTTGGATTCAGGTTGTTTGAGCCAATTTTGCAACACTGTCTTCACATCAATGCTCTGCCAAATACCAGTGCCTGGGTTCATGTCAAGTTTCAGAGATCGGATTCCAGTATACCTTGTACCGTCTTTCATGGGTTTGATGAGTCTCAGGATTTGTACAAACACTGTTGTAGGAGTCTTGACGGGTCTCAGATATATCCACAGTTGGGCCTTTACTACTTTGTTGTATTGTACTTTAGAGCTAAATTTAAAGAAGCAACATTTGGGTTTTCCATCCACTTGCATTAGCAAATCAGctataaatgaataagaaaagagaagagttGCTGAAACTATTTctcattaagaaaatgaacaaccccCCCACATTAATAGTTGAGCATTTTTCTATTGGgataatatatgcatatgcagtcttttaaaatgaaatactatgtaGAACTTCATAGCTCAgaaaaaatatcagagaaaataattatcctagcttttcagaatttttttagatatatattttttcagctgTTGATGAGGAATCTATTCCTCTTCCAAAGAACTATGGACAAAGGAAAATTCTAGATAGGAATGAACagtgaatgaaattttaaaatgatgatgattaaAGAGAACAAGAAACACTGTGGAGGAACAACCACTTAGAATTCTTTGGGAATCTGAGTAGTTACACTTACTGAGCAGCTGTACCAATCAGTCTGGAAGAAGGAACCCTTCCCCCAGGCCTGAATTACCTGGGGACAAGACGCACTGAGCAAGTCACTGAGCCTCGGGAATTAGTAGAAAATATTGTACATCTGTTACGTTTTGGCAGTGGGCTAGCCTTTTAAAGGAGCAAAACTAAGCAGGTAATTAGCACAAAAAATTGGATATTCTATTCATACTGTCTCAAAAATTAGGAAGTATTGTCTTTAGGGCCAGTCTGTCAGTATAAGCACAAGCactaacaatttattttcttttggtttcccaAAATTGTCTATAAAAAGATAAATCGACTCCAGGACTATTTGATAGCAGTgtcttaaatgaaaattatttgttgcATTGTAACTTAATTATCTAATaagggaaataatattttgaaatggttttGAGTCCTCTTTAGAGTGTACAAAGTACTATGTTAAAGCAAGATAACAGATATGGCACAGAAGCTTCCTTGTCATGCCTTCTCTGTCAAGGTGCCTGTCTCCCTTTCCTGGAGAAACTATTCTTTTGAGCTGACTGCAAAAGGAATTGTATGAAACATATTATCTTTCAAAAGCAATGTTGATGCCACAGGCAGTAGACCTTcatattataaagaataaaatattttagaaggttATTAAGCAATGTATCTGCTTAGAAATATGCAAACCGAGTACTCTTAACAATAGTACCATAGTTAAGGTACAAGTAGGACCTCATGAGCTATACTCCACCCAATTGAGATGTTTATTTCTTAGGCATTTTCTGATACTTGGCTCATGATTATCATTATGCTATGTTTACTTCA encodes:
- the MSTN gene encoding growth/differentiation factor 8, whose protein sequence is MQKLQIYVYIYLFMLIVAGPVDLNENSEQKENVEKEGLCNACTWRQNTKSSRIEAIKIQILSKLRLETAPNISKDAIRQLLPKAPPLRELIDQYDVQRDDSSDGSLEDDDYHATTETIITMPTESDLLMQVDGKPKCCFFKFSSKVQYNKVVKAQLWIYLRPVKTPTTVFVQILRLIKPMKDGTRYTGIRSLKLDMNPGTGIWQSIDVKTVLQNWLKQPESNLGIEIKALDENGHDLAVTYPGPGEDGLNPFLEVKVTDTPKRSRRDFGLDCDEHSTESRCCRYPLTVDFEAFGWDWIIAPKRYKANYCSGECEFVFLQKYPHTHLVHQANPRGSAGPCCTPTKMSPINMLYFNGKEQIIYGKIPAMVVDRCGCS